One part of the Vicia villosa cultivar HV-30 ecotype Madison, WI unplaced genomic scaffold, Vvil1.0 ctg.000189F_1_1, whole genome shotgun sequence genome encodes these proteins:
- the LOC131625152 gene encoding pentatricopeptide repeat-containing protein At1g79080, chloroplastic → MTTLLNTVSATSNLTLKSKRNSCSFLTTHVQNLNYGSFPFKKNCFSRVLASEAHMTIPSKDNVFTLQNWREGKKDYKSMEGRINDAFLHLEHMVGRGYKPYVAQATQLLYDICKSGKTRKAVRLMEMMVTSGIMPHPRTYTYLVSYLCKRGSVGYAMQLIEKMEASGYPTNNITYNTLVKGLCTHRKLKQSMQVLERFVPDVVTYSILLEAACKEKGVHEAMKLLDEIIAKGGEPNLVSYNVLLTGLCKEGRTEEAIKFFKGLPEKGFKPCVVSHNILLRSLCYEGRWEEAYELLAGMEREGLTLSAVTYNILITSLSLNGKIDQAFQVLDEMTKSGFKVSANSYNPIIARLSKEGKVDLVVECLDQMVNRRYRLSAGTYDAIALLCERGKVKEAFSIFENLGKKQNYPIGDFYQTVIMYLCRKGNTYPAFHILYEMVMHGFTPNSFTYSSLIRGLCKEGMLDEALEIFEILEDHDYVPQVDNYNALILGCCKSKRIDSSIEIFQMMVNKGCMPNEITYTILVEGLAFEEEMDLAATLVKELHLKGVLSQSTVERLSMQYDLKELTG, encoded by the coding sequence ATGACCACACTACTGAATACAGTGTCTGCAACTTCAAATTTAACCTTAAAGTCAAAAAGAAACAGTTGCAGTTTCTTAACTACCCATGTTCAAAATCTTAACTATGGCAGTTTCCCTTTCAAGAAAAATTGTTTTTCAAGAGTTTTGGCTTCGGAGGCCCATATGACAATTCCCTCAAAAGATAATGTTTTTACCCTGCAAAATTGGAGAGAAGGGAAGAAAGACTATAAGAGCATGGAAGGTAGAATCAATGATGCGTTTCTTCATTTAGAGCACATGGTAGGTAGGGGTTATAAACCTTATGTAGCTCAAGCAACTCAGCTTTTGTATGATATTTGTAAGTCTGGTAAAACTAGAAAAGCTGTTAGGCTTATGGAGATGATGGTAACTTCGGGTATTATGCCTCATCCTCGTACTTATACGTATTTGGTCAGTTATTTGTGTAAAAGAGGTAGTGTTGGTTATGCAATGCAATTGATTGAAAAGATGGAAGCAAGTGGTTATCCAACTAATAATATTACCTATAATACTTTGGTTAAAGGACTTTGTACGCATCGGAAATTGAAACAGAGTATGCAGGTTTTAGAGAGGTTTGTCCCAGATGTAGTTACATATTCTATCTTGCTTGAAGCTGCTTGTAAGGAAAAGGGAGTACATGAAGCCATGAAGCTGCTAGATGAGATAATTGCCAAGGGTGGTGAGCCTAATTTGGTTAGCTACAATGTGTTGTTGACTGGGTTGTGTAAGGAAGGTAGAACAGAAGAAGCTATTAAGTTTTTTAAAGGATTGCCTGAAAAAGGGTTTAAACCTTGTGTTGTAAGTCATAACATTTTGTTAAGAAGTTTGTGCTATGAAGGGCGATGGGAGGAAGCGTACGAGCTTTTAGCAGGGATGGAAAGAGAGGGCCTGACTCTTTCTGCAGTTACTTACAACATATTGATCACTTCTCTTTCTCTCAATGGAAAAATTGATCAGGCTTTCCAAGTTTTGGATGAAATGACAAAGAGTGGTTTCAAGGTGAGTGCTAATAGCTATAATCCAATTATTGCTCGTCTCTCCAAGGAAGGAAAGGTGGATCTTGTTGTTGAGTGTCTAGACCAAATGGTTAATCGGCGTTATCGTCTTAGTGCTGGAACGTACGATGCTATTGCCTTGCTTTGTGAGCGAGGGAAGGTGAAGGAGGCTTTCTCAATATTTGAGAACTTGGGTAAAAAACAAAACTACCCTATTGGTGATTTCTACCAAACTGTGATTATGTACTTGTGTAGGAAAGGGAATACATATCCGGCCTTTCACATATTATATGAAATGGTAATGCATGGATTTACACCAAATTCCTTTACTTACTCGTCTTTGATAAGAGGATTGTGTAAGGAGGGAATGCTTGATGAGGCTCTCGAGATATTTGAAATTTTGGAAGACCATGACTATGTGCCTCAAGTTGACAACTATAATGCTCTTATTCTTGGATGCTGCAAATCTAAGAGAATAGACTCGTCAATAGAGATATTTCAGATGATGGTCAACAAAGGATGTATGCCTAATGAGATAACATATACCATTCTTGTTGAAGGGCTTGCTTTTGAAGAAGAAATGGATTTAGCAGCTACCCTAGTGAAAGAGTTACATCTGAAAGGGGTTCTGAGTCAAAGTACCGTCGAAAGACTTTCTATGCAATACGACCTCAAGGAGTTAACAgggtag